A single region of the Brachypodium distachyon strain Bd21 chromosome 3, Brachypodium_distachyon_v3.0, whole genome shotgun sequence genome encodes:
- the LOC100838020 gene encoding vesicle transport protein GOT1, which yields MAYEISEIKKIGIGLVGFGMLFSFLGVILFFDRGLLALGNIFFLTGVGLLLGWQSMWQLFTKKANIKGSVPFFLGLFLLFVRWPVAGMIMELYGSFVLFSGYGAPIQAFLFQIPIIGWILQYPFQLFGLRRKRA from the exons ATGGCCTACGAGATCAGTGAGATCAAAA AAATTGGCATAGGTCTGGTGGGCTTTGGTATGCTATTTTCATTCCTAGGTGTTATCCTTTTCTTCGACAGGGGTTTGCTGGCTTTGGGTAAT ATTTTCTTCTTGACTGGAGTGGGCCTATTACTTGGTTGGCAATCTATGTGGCAGCTTTTCACGAAGAAGGCAAACATTAAG GGATCCGTACCTTTCTTCCTTGGtctgtttcttttatttgtcCGATGGCCTGTTGCTGGCATGATCATGGAACTTTATGGATCTTTTGTCCTCTTCAG TGGTTATGGGGCTCCTATCCAAGCATTCCTATTTCAGATTCCGATCATTGGATGGATTCTTCAATACCCTTTCCAG CTCTTTGGTTTGAGGCGTAAGCGTGCCTGA
- the LOC100830223 gene encoding leucine-rich repeat receptor-like protein FASCIATED EAR2 translates to MPTAPPFLFLPFLLLLLVSTPRPVAPASTDRAALLAFRASLSPPSRAVLSSWRGPLSASWLGVSLHPPVADADPPSVAGLALPGLNLSGPFPAAPLALLRRLRELDLSANALSGELPCSLPRSLVDLDLSRNALVGAVPTCLPASLPALRTLNLSANSLRLPLSPSLSFSARLVALDFSRNALSGAMPPRIVADPDASGLLLLDFSHNSFSGEIPPAITAIRSLQGLFLSDNQLSGEIPSGIGNLTYLQALDLSLNRLSGVVPPGLAGCFQLLYLRLGGNQLTGALRPELDALDSLKVLDLSNNQISGEIPLPLAGCRSLEVVILSGNEITGELSGAVAKWRSLRFLSLADNQLSGQLPDWMFSFPFLQWLDLSGNRFVGFIPDGGFNTSSVLNGAGGVQGFPSEGVIPPQLFVSASVDATGMQLELGYDLWAAPGIDLSRNVLHGEIPEGLVAMKGLEYLNLSCNYLAGQIPAGLGGMGRLRTLDFSYNGLSGEVPPAIAAMTELEALNLSYNRLSGPLPTTDGLQKFPGALAGNPGICSGEGCSADAGMSEGKMARSNLHGWLGGWHGENGWVSLGAFCISTMTSLCVSMATLLCSSKARSFVFQPVRIEY, encoded by the coding sequence ATGCCGACCGctcctcccttcctcttcctccccttcctcctcttgctcctCGTCTCCACCCCGCGCCCCGTGGCCCCCGCCTCCACCGACCGCGCCGCGCTCCTGGCCTTCCGCGCGTCCCTCTCCCCGCCCTCCCGCGCCGTGCTCTCCTCCTGGCGCGGCCCGCTCTCGGCGTCCTGGCTCGGCGTCTCCCTCCACCCGCccgtcgccgacgccgacccGCCCTCCGTCGCGGggctcgcgctcccgggcCTCAACCTCTCCGGGCCGttccccgccgcgccgctcgcGCTCCTGCGACGCCTCCGGGAGCTCGACCTCTCCGCCAACGCGCTCTCCGGGGAGCTCCCTTGCTCCCTCCCGCGCTCGCTCGTCGACCTCGACCTCTCCCGCAACGCGCTCGTCGGGGCCGTCCCCACCTGCCTCCCCGCCTCGCTCCCGGCGCTCCGCACCCTCAACCTCTCCGCCAACTCCCTCCGGCTCCCGCTCTCCCCGTCGCTCTCCTTCTCCGCGCGCCTCGTCGCACTCGACTTCTCCCGCAACGCGCTTTCCGGCGCCATGCCGCCGCGAATCGTCGCCGACCCTGACGCATccggtctcctcctcctcgacttCTCCCACAACAGCTTCTCTGGTGAGATTCCCCCCGCGATAACCGCGATCCGGAGCCTGCAGGGCCTGTTTCTTTCGGACAATCAGCTGTCCGGCGAGATTCCATCCGGGATTGGCAACCTTACCTACTTGCAGGCGCTGGATTTGTCACTTAATCGTCTGTCCGGTGTTGTGCCTCCGGGGCTCGCCGGCTGCTTCCAGCTTCTCTACCTGCGTCTCGGGGGGAATCAGCTCACTGGGGCGCTCCGGCCAGAGCTTGATGCTCTTGACAGTCTGAAGGTTCTAGATTTGTCCAATAACCAGATATCTGGTGAGATTCCTCTGCCGCTGGCTGGATGCCGGTCTCTCGAGGTGGTGATCTTGTCTGGAAATGAGATCACAGGGGAGCTCAGTGGGGCTGTGGCGAAATGGCGAAGCCTGAGGTTCCTGTCACTGGCTGATAATCAGCTCTCCGGCCAACTACCGGATTGGATGTTCTCTTTCCCATTTCTCCAGTGGCTTGACCTGTCTGGCAATAGGTTTGTGGGTTTCATCCCGGATGGTGGTTTCAATACAAGTTCAGTGCTTAATGGCGCAGGAGGTGTCCAAGGGTTTCCATCAGAAGGTGTGATTCCACCTCAATTGTTTGTGTCAGCATCTGTGGATGCAACGGGCATGCAGCTGGAGCTGGGGTATGATCTTTGGGCAGCTCCTGGGATAGATCTATCAAGGAATGTGCTCCATGGGGAGATACCTGAAGGGTTGGTTGCGATGAAGGGATTGGAGTATTTGAACCTCTCTTGTAATTACTTGGCTGGGCAGATCCCTGCAGGGCTTGGTGGGATGGGGAGGCTGCGGACGCTGGACTTCTCGTATAATGGCTTGTCAGGGGAGGTGCCTCCTGCGATTGCTGCCATGACAGAGCTCGAGGCGCTTAACCTCTCCTACAATAGACTATCGGGGCCTTTGCCAACAACCGATGGGTTACAGAAGTTCCCAGGAGCATTGGCAGGAAACCCTGGGATATGCAGTGGGGAAGGATGCAGTGCGGATGCAGGGATGTCAGAAGGGAAAATGGCTCGAAGTAACCTTCATGGATGGCTCGGTGGCTGGCATGGAGAGAATGGATGGGTATCCCTTGGGGCGTTCTGTATCAGCACGATGACTAGCTTATGTGTCTCAATGGCTACCTTGCTTTGTTCCTCCAAGGCTAGGAGCTTCGTATTTCAACCTGTGAGGATAGAATATTAA